The proteins below come from a single Miscanthus floridulus cultivar M001 chromosome 1, ASM1932011v1, whole genome shotgun sequence genomic window:
- the LOC136467524 gene encoding uncharacterized protein encodes MPLPPPPPLWMRVAVAKRLLPRSNRKRPADELPLASLKALKVSPGSSSHWVVEAQAAIQRGVASTRADSKEPTTQGGAAEVTPTQAGEGVLPPREGKAHESDRAGVPLVAEAPRASEAEATEAGAPKTAETAAAGVGVSTTIEATMVEAGAPEIVEAMTAEAGAPMITEADVMAARPSAQEAEMKAAEALVAPLDQLQRQKGLLTGANELLAARSVEVEDLWLCCADVRVEVVTAQGQVAPLTARVKELEEELTRVAGDRDAFRSRAEEATASGKAVAGQLGVEESAHQLTKGALDEALTVVEASPTEAVV; translated from the exons ATGcctctgccgccaccgccgcctttgTGGATGAGGgtcgccgtggcgaagcggttgctgCCCCGCTCGaa CCGGAAGCGACCTGCGGATGAGCTTCCCTTGGCgtcccttaaggcgctcaaggtgagccccggctcctcctcccactgggtggtggaggcgcaagccgctaTACAACGCGGCGTGGCGTCGACGAGGGCTGACTCGAAGGAGCcgaccacccaaggaggggctgccgaggtgaCCCCGACACAGGCGGgggagggagtgcttccgccCCGCGAGGGCAAGGCTCATGAGTCGGATAGGGCCggtgtgcccttggttgccgaggcccccagggcctccgaggctgaggcgacggaggccggggcgcccaaGACCGCTGAGACCGCAGCGGCAGGGGTCGGTGTTTCTACGACCAtcgaggccacgatggtggaggccggagcccccgagatcgTCGAGGCCATGACTGCGGAGGCTGGGGCCCCCATGATCACCGAGGCCgacgtgatggcggcgaggccgtctgcccaggaggcggagatgaaggcggcagaggccttggtggcgcccttg gaccagctccagcgccaaaagggcctgcttacgggagccaacgagcttctggcggcgcggagcgtggaggtggaggacctttgGCTTTGTTGTGCCGACGTGAGGGTCGAGGTGGTCACGGCCCAGGGGCAGGTCGCCCCTTTgacggcgcgggtcaaggagttggaggaggagcttacccgcgtcgccggtgatcgggatgccttcaggtcccgggctgaagaagcgacggcctcaggCAAGGCCGTCGCTGGGCAGTTGGGGGtggaggagagtgcgcaccagctgacgaaaggcgccTTGGACGAGGCCCTTACGGTGGTTGAGGCCTCCccgaccgaggctgtggtctag